In Neorhizobium sp. NCHU2750, a single genomic region encodes these proteins:
- a CDS encoding Gfo/Idh/MocA family oxidoreductase: MVNIRLAIVGLGKIARDQHLGAIKATDDIDLVAVASRHAQLDGVHCFHDIADLLASDVEIDAVSLCTPPQGRFEQAKAAIDAGKHVMLEKPPGATLSEVFALEKLAEAKGLTLFATWHSRAAAAVEPARALIAKRRIKSVSVEWKEDVRHWHPGQAWIWEPGGLGVFDPGINALSIVTRIMPETFQLTRSNLTFPKNRAAPIAASLTFATASGLPVTAEFDWRQTGPQTWDIRVETEEGPIVLTHGGSRLIVDGEAQIVEEDREYRNLYRDFVSLVNEGASDTDFSPLVHVADAFLLGRRIETEAFED, encoded by the coding sequence ATGGTCAATATTCGTCTCGCTATCGTCGGCTTGGGCAAGATCGCACGGGATCAACATCTCGGTGCGATCAAGGCGACCGACGATATCGATCTGGTTGCGGTTGCGAGCCGCCATGCCCAGCTCGACGGTGTGCACTGTTTTCACGACATTGCTGACCTGCTTGCCTCGGATGTCGAGATCGACGCCGTGTCTCTCTGCACGCCGCCGCAGGGCCGGTTCGAACAGGCCAAGGCCGCGATCGATGCCGGCAAGCATGTAATGCTGGAAAAGCCCCCGGGTGCGACGCTTTCGGAAGTGTTCGCGCTGGAGAAGCTTGCAGAGGCCAAGGGATTGACGCTGTTTGCCACCTGGCATTCGCGCGCTGCCGCGGCCGTCGAGCCGGCACGGGCCCTCATCGCCAAACGCAGGATCAAGAGCGTTTCCGTCGAATGGAAGGAAGATGTCCGTCACTGGCATCCGGGCCAGGCATGGATCTGGGAGCCGGGCGGGCTCGGCGTGTTCGATCCGGGCATCAATGCCCTGTCGATCGTCACCCGCATCATGCCGGAAACCTTCCAGCTGACCAGATCCAATCTGACTTTTCCGAAAAATCGCGCCGCGCCGATCGCTGCAAGCCTGACATTTGCAACGGCATCCGGCCTGCCGGTTACGGCCGAGTTCGATTGGCGCCAGACCGGCCCGCAGACCTGGGACATCCGCGTCGAGACCGAAGAAGGTCCGATCGTGTTGACCCATGGCGGAAGCCGGCTCATCGTCGATGGCGAGGCACAGATCGTCGAGGAAGATCGCGAATATCGCAACCTCTATCGGGATTTCGTCTCACTCGTGAACGAAGGCGCCAGCGACACAGATTTTTCGCCGTTGGTGCATGTGGCCGATGCCTTCCTGCTCGGCCGCCGCATCGAAACTGAAGCATTCGAGGACTGA
- the araD1 gene encoding AraD1 family protein, with translation MLRLLQIADDAGSITVVAWEGEGAGRAVNGVSSTYDLAMQAIAAGRSIASQIAVLGYGADVDVKAAARKGRVGLPISHPDPAHFVVAGTGLTHLGSADGRDKMHKAAQAEDKPTDSMRMFLLGVEGGKPKPGEVGAQPEWFYKGNGSQLKSTGADLVSPAFALDGGEEPELAGIYLIGPDGTPFRVGFCLANEFSDHVTERGNYLWLAHSKLREASLGPELLIGDLPDHVEGTSRIRRGNEVIFEKPFLSGEANMSHTIANLEHHNFKYDIFREPGDLHVHFFGTATLSVSHGIKTQVGDVFEIDAAPFKLPLVNTLAVASERPVAIKKL, from the coding sequence ATGCTGAGACTTCTGCAGATTGCCGATGATGCGGGTTCGATCACGGTTGTGGCATGGGAAGGTGAGGGGGCCGGCCGCGCCGTAAACGGCGTGTCGTCCACCTATGATCTTGCGATGCAGGCGATTGCCGCCGGCCGCAGCATCGCCTCGCAGATCGCGGTGCTCGGTTATGGCGCAGATGTCGATGTCAAGGCCGCTGCCCGCAAGGGTCGCGTCGGCCTGCCGATTTCCCATCCCGATCCGGCGCATTTCGTCGTCGCTGGTACCGGCCTCACGCATCTCGGTTCGGCCGATGGTCGCGACAAGATGCACAAGGCGGCCCAAGCGGAAGACAAGCCGACCGATTCGATGCGGATGTTCCTGCTCGGCGTCGAAGGCGGCAAGCCGAAGCCGGGCGAAGTCGGCGCACAGCCGGAATGGTTCTACAAGGGCAATGGCTCGCAGCTGAAGTCCACCGGTGCGGACCTCGTTTCACCCGCCTTCGCGCTCGATGGCGGTGAAGAGCCGGAACTTGCGGGCATCTATCTGATCGGTCCGGACGGCACCCCGTTCCGTGTCGGCTTCTGTCTCGCCAACGAGTTTTCCGACCACGTGACCGAGCGTGGCAACTATCTGTGGCTTGCTCATTCCAAGCTGCGGGAGGCATCGCTCGGACCGGAACTTTTGATCGGCGACCTGCCGGATCACGTCGAGGGCACGTCGCGCATCCGCCGTGGCAATGAGGTGATCTTCGAAAAGCCCTTCCTGTCGGGCGAAGCGAACATGTCCCACACGATCGCCAATCTCGAACATCACAATTTCAAATACGACATCTTCCGCGAACCGGGCGATCTGCATGTGCATTTCTTCGGCACGGCGACGCTTTCGGTTTCGCACGGCATCAAAACGCAAGTCGGTGACGTGTTTGAAATCGACGCCGCTCCGTTCAAGCTGCCGCTGGTGAATACGCTTGCCGTCGCCAGCGAGCGCCCCGTGGCGATCAAGAAGCTCTGA
- the ytfQ gene encoding galactofuranose ABC transporter, galactofuranose-binding protein YtfQ: MEMKKALVAATAAAMFACLASGVSAKSLTVGFSQIGSESGWRAAETTLTKQEAEKRGITLKFADAQQKQENQIKAIRGFIAQGVDAILIAPVVSTGWDAVLKEAKEEKIPVILLDREIDSPKDLFLTAVTSDQVYEGKVAGEFLAKDVGSKDCKVVELQGTTGSSPAINRKKGFEEAIASHKNIKIVRSQTGDFTRTKGKEVMESFIKAEGGGKDICAVYAHNDDMAVGAIQAIKEAGLKPGTDIKVVSIDAVPDIFQAMAKGEANATVELTPNMAGPAFDALDAYLKDKKEPKKWIQTESKLYTQKDDPMKVYEAKKGLGY, encoded by the coding sequence ATTGAGATGAAAAAAGCACTCGTCGCGGCAACTGCTGCCGCTATGTTCGCATGCCTTGCATCAGGCGTTTCTGCAAAATCACTGACAGTCGGCTTCTCGCAGATCGGATCGGAATCCGGTTGGCGCGCTGCTGAAACGACGTTGACCAAACAGGAAGCCGAGAAGCGGGGAATCACGCTGAAATTTGCCGATGCCCAGCAGAAGCAGGAGAACCAGATCAAGGCGATCCGCGGCTTCATCGCCCAGGGCGTCGACGCGATCCTGATCGCACCGGTCGTATCCACCGGATGGGACGCGGTGCTGAAGGAAGCCAAGGAAGAGAAGATCCCGGTCATCCTGCTCGACCGCGAAATCGACAGCCCCAAGGATCTCTTCCTGACGGCCGTCACCTCCGACCAGGTCTATGAAGGCAAGGTCGCAGGCGAATTCCTCGCCAAGGATGTGGGTTCCAAGGACTGTAAGGTCGTGGAACTGCAGGGCACCACCGGCTCTTCTCCGGCAATCAACCGCAAGAAGGGCTTCGAGGAAGCGATCGCATCGCACAAGAATATCAAGATCGTCCGCTCGCAGACCGGTGACTTCACCCGCACCAAGGGCAAGGAAGTCATGGAAAGCTTCATCAAGGCCGAAGGCGGCGGCAAGGATATCTGCGCCGTCTACGCCCATAATGACGACATGGCCGTCGGCGCCATCCAGGCGATCAAGGAAGCGGGCCTCAAGCCCGGCACCGACATCAAGGTCGTCTCGATCGATGCCGTGCCGGATATCTTCCAGGCCATGGCCAAGGGCGAAGCCAATGCGACCGTCGAACTGACGCCGAACATGGCCGGCCCTGCTTTCGATGCGCTCGATGCGTATCTAAAGGACAAGAAGGAGCCGAAGAAGTGGATCCAGACGGAATCGAAGCTCTATACCCAGAAGGACGATCCGATGAAGGTCTACGAAGCCAAGAAGGGCCTCGGCTACTGA
- a CDS encoding sugar ABC transporter ATP-binding protein encodes MPGQHALLEARAIGKSFFGIPALDDVDFTLGAGEIHALLGENGAGKSTLIKILTGVYRRDRGTVSLEGQEIHPENVGDAQALGIGTVYQEVNLLENLTVAENLFLGRQPRRFGMIDRRAMREGARALLARYGLDIDVDALLSSFSVAIRQIIAIARAVDLSGKVLVLDEPTASLDANEVKGLFAVLRQLRAEGLGIVIITHFLDQVYEIADRVTVLRNGRLVGSRALADLPRLELISMMLGRELQHITRDHQAEAETVDERGPPTIRFENYGKKGSVAPFDLDIRPGEVVGIAGLLGSGRSETAFLLFGIDRADSGTATIDGREVAIASPEAAIANGFGFCPEERKTDGIVGDLSVADNIALALQARRGWMRPISSAYKRELADSLIKSLDIRPADRERPIKFLSGGNQQKAILARWLVTEPRLLILDEPTRGIDIGAHAEILKMIEKLCAEGMSLVVISSELEELTAVAHRVIVLSDRRHVAELSGSRLTTDAIIEAIAGTDKTEAA; translated from the coding sequence ATGCCAGGACAACATGCTCTTCTCGAAGCCCGGGCCATCGGCAAATCCTTTTTCGGCATCCCGGCACTCGATGACGTCGACTTCACCCTCGGGGCCGGCGAAATCCACGCCCTGCTCGGCGAAAACGGCGCCGGAAAGTCGACGCTGATCAAGATCCTGACCGGCGTCTATCGCCGTGACCGGGGAACCGTCTCGCTCGAAGGCCAGGAGATCCACCCGGAAAATGTCGGCGACGCCCAGGCCCTCGGCATCGGCACGGTCTACCAGGAGGTCAATCTTCTGGAAAACCTGACGGTCGCCGAAAACCTGTTTCTCGGCCGCCAGCCGCGCCGTTTCGGCATGATCGATCGCCGCGCCATGCGCGAAGGGGCAAGAGCCCTGCTTGCCCGCTACGGGCTCGACATCGATGTCGATGCGCTGCTCTCGTCCTTTTCCGTCGCCATTCGCCAGATCATCGCGATTGCCCGCGCCGTCGATCTGTCCGGCAAGGTTCTGGTCCTCGACGAGCCGACGGCAAGCCTTGACGCCAACGAGGTGAAGGGCCTTTTCGCCGTGCTTCGCCAGCTGCGCGCCGAAGGCCTCGGCATCGTCATCATCACCCATTTCCTCGACCAGGTTTACGAGATCGCCGATCGCGTCACCGTGCTACGCAACGGCCGCCTCGTCGGCAGCCGCGCGCTGGCCGACCTGCCCCGCCTCGAACTGATCTCGATGATGCTCGGCCGCGAGCTGCAGCATATCACCCGCGACCATCAGGCGGAGGCCGAGACGGTCGACGAGCGCGGACCGCCTACGATCCGCTTCGAAAACTACGGCAAGAAGGGCAGCGTTGCGCCCTTCGATCTCGATATCAGGCCGGGAGAAGTGGTCGGCATTGCCGGGCTTCTCGGCTCTGGCCGCTCGGAAACGGCCTTCCTTCTGTTCGGCATAGATCGCGCCGACAGCGGTACGGCAACGATCGACGGGCGGGAAGTGGCAATCGCCTCGCCGGAGGCGGCAATCGCCAACGGCTTCGGCTTCTGTCCGGAAGAGCGCAAGACGGATGGCATTGTCGGAGACCTCTCCGTCGCCGACAATATCGCCCTGGCGCTGCAGGCAAGGCGCGGCTGGATGCGGCCAATCTCGTCCGCCTACAAGCGCGAACTCGCCGACAGCCTCATCAAGTCGCTCGACATCCGCCCCGCCGACCGCGAACGGCCGATAAAATTCCTGTCCGGCGGCAACCAGCAGAAGGCGATCCTGGCCCGCTGGCTGGTCACCGAACCGCGGCTGCTGATCCTCGACGAGCCGACCCGCGGCATCGATATCGGCGCCCATGCGGAAATCCTCAAGATGATCGAAAAACTCTGCGCAGAGGGCATGTCGCTCGTCGTCATCTCGTCCGAACTGGAGGAACTGACCGCCGTCGCCCACCGCGTCATCGTACTGTCCGATCGTCGCCACGTCGCCGAACTGTCCGGCAGCCGCCTCACCACCGACGCGATCATCGAAGCGATCGCCGGAACGGATAAGACGGAGGCCGCATGA
- a CDS encoding ABC transporter permease, with translation MMNLITRRLRRLAPQLIALAIILGAISLVAPGFLTISVQNGRLYGSLIDILVRAAPVALLTVGMTLVIATRGIDLSIGAVIAICGAVAATLISHDYPLPIVIFVSLGVGILCGLWNGVLVALLDIQPIIATLILMVAGRGIAQLITEGVILTFNDDTFAALGSGALAGVPLPIYLWVGTALVIGLLMRRTALGFLIEATGINRRAASLAGVRARFLLFSAYAISGLCAAIAGMIVTADIRGADANNAGLWLELDAILAVVVGGTSLNGGRFSITASLIGALIIQSINTGILVAGFPPEFNLIIKAGIIIVVLTLQSPAVMTLLGFLKSSRRAQKLNHGTKEATR, from the coding sequence ATGATGAACCTGATCACCCGCCGCCTTCGCCGGCTTGCCCCGCAGCTCATCGCTCTTGCCATCATTCTTGGCGCCATCAGTCTCGTTGCTCCCGGCTTCCTCACCATTTCGGTGCAGAACGGCCGGCTTTACGGCAGCCTGATCGACATTCTCGTGCGCGCGGCCCCGGTCGCCCTGCTGACCGTCGGCATGACGCTGGTCATCGCCACGCGCGGCATCGATCTTTCCATCGGCGCCGTCATCGCCATCTGCGGTGCAGTTGCCGCAACGCTGATATCCCATGATTACCCGCTGCCTATCGTCATCTTCGTCTCGCTCGGCGTCGGCATCCTCTGCGGCCTATGGAACGGCGTGCTGGTGGCGCTCCTCGACATCCAGCCGATCATCGCCACGCTGATCCTGATGGTCGCCGGCCGCGGCATCGCCCAGCTGATCACCGAGGGCGTCATCCTCACCTTCAACGACGACACATTCGCAGCCCTCGGCTCCGGCGCTTTGGCCGGCGTGCCCTTGCCCATCTATCTCTGGGTCGGAACCGCGCTTGTGATCGGCCTCCTGATGCGCCGCACGGCGCTCGGCTTCCTCATCGAGGCGACCGGCATCAACCGCCGCGCCGCAAGCCTAGCCGGCGTGCGCGCCCGCTTCCTGCTGTTTTCGGCCTATGCCATATCCGGCCTCTGCGCCGCGATCGCCGGCATGATCGTCACCGCCGACATCCGTGGCGCCGATGCCAACAATGCCGGTCTGTGGCTGGAGCTCGATGCCATTCTCGCCGTCGTCGTCGGCGGAACCTCGCTGAATGGCGGGCGCTTCTCGATCACCGCTTCGCTGATCGGCGCATTGATCATCCAGTCGATCAATACCGGCATTCTGGTCGCCGGCTTCCCGCCGGAATTCAACCTGATCATCAAGGCCGGCATCATCATCGTCGTGCTGACGCTGCAGTCGCCGGCAGTCATGACCCTGCTCGGCTTCCTGAAATCGTCCCGCCGGGCGCAAAAGCTCAATCACGGAACGAAGGAGGCGACACGATGA
- the yjfF gene encoding galactofuranose ABC transporter, permease protein YjfF: MIHARNLPFVTTLAIFIIAYGLCVAQYPNMLSTRVIGNLLTDNAFLGIAAVGMTFVIISGGIDLSVGSVIAFTSVFVAVMVGSFGLHPITAFIAALVISTLFGCLMGAMIRYLGIPPFVVTLAGMFLARGAAYLVSTESVPITHEFIDDMMGFYIRFPGGGRLTLLAMIMLAVFAAGIFIAARTRFGANVYAIGGNLQSAELMGVPVGATTIRIYALSGFLSGLAGIVYTLYTSSGYSLATVGVELDAIAAVVIGGTLLTGGVGLIAGTFVGILLQGLIQTYIVFDGTLSSWWTKIVIGILLFIFIVLQRTIIWYSDRRLAVRQLKEV; encoded by the coding sequence ATGATCCACGCCCGCAACCTGCCCTTCGTCACCACGCTTGCGATCTTCATCATCGCCTACGGGCTCTGCGTCGCGCAGTATCCCAACATGCTGTCGACGCGGGTGATCGGCAACCTTCTGACCGACAACGCCTTTCTCGGCATCGCCGCGGTCGGCATGACCTTCGTCATAATCTCCGGCGGCATCGATCTCTCGGTCGGCTCGGTGATCGCCTTCACCAGTGTCTTCGTCGCCGTCATGGTCGGCTCCTTCGGCCTGCACCCGATCACCGCCTTCATCGCCGCACTCGTCATCTCGACCCTGTTCGGCTGCCTTATGGGCGCGATGATCCGCTATCTCGGCATCCCGCCTTTCGTCGTTACCCTGGCCGGCATGTTCCTGGCCCGCGGCGCCGCCTATCTCGTCTCGACCGAATCCGTGCCGATCACCCACGAATTCATCGATGACATGATGGGCTTCTATATCCGCTTTCCCGGCGGTGGCCGTCTGACCCTTCTCGCCATGATCATGCTTGCGGTCTTTGCCGCCGGCATCTTCATCGCGGCGCGCACCCGCTTCGGCGCCAATGTCTATGCGATCGGTGGCAACCTGCAGTCGGCGGAACTGATGGGCGTGCCGGTGGGCGCCACGACGATCCGCATCTATGCGCTTTCCGGCTTTCTCTCCGGCCTCGCCGGGATCGTCTACACGCTCTATACCTCGTCCGGTTATTCGCTGGCGACCGTTGGTGTGGAACTCGACGCGATAGCGGCCGTCGTCATCGGCGGCACGCTGCTGACCGGCGGCGTCGGCCTCATCGCCGGAACCTTTGTCGGCATCCTGCTGCAGGGTTTGATCCAGACATACATCGTCTTCGACGGCACGCTCTCCTCCTGGTGGACGAAGATCGTCATCGGCATCCTGCTGTTCATATTCATCGTGTTGCAGCGCACAATCATCTGGTATTCAGACCGCCGACTTGCAGTCCGGCAATTGAAGGAGGTTTGA
- a CDS encoding FadR/GntR family transcriptional regulator, protein MGLLETTISGRKRGGNHAHVVAELGRGIVSGKIPEGSLLPGDAELSARFGVSRTVLREAMKTLSAKRLIEAKAKVGTRVLPRDSWNFFDSDVLGWRFQSGLDFDFIEHLAEIRLALEPAAAAAAAARATSDDIVALYAIAARFDDLNHTPETVAQVDLEFHLAIARMSGNPFMRSASALIEAALAISFQLSSPAASPETIDEVATNHLRIVHAIASRDPAKAMSAMRHVIEVGKSRIRGSIRSAERDASDARKPVSVDDR, encoded by the coding sequence TTGGGTCTTCTGGAAACGACGATCAGCGGCAGGAAGAGGGGAGGAAACCACGCCCATGTGGTGGCCGAACTCGGACGCGGCATCGTCTCCGGCAAGATACCGGAAGGATCGCTATTGCCCGGAGATGCAGAGCTTTCCGCCCGTTTCGGCGTCTCGCGCACGGTCCTGCGTGAAGCGATGAAGACGCTCTCGGCCAAGCGGCTGATCGAGGCAAAGGCAAAGGTCGGCACACGCGTGCTTCCCCGCGACAGCTGGAACTTCTTTGATTCGGATGTGCTCGGCTGGCGCTTCCAGTCGGGCCTCGATTTCGACTTCATCGAGCATCTGGCCGAAATCCGTCTGGCGCTCGAACCGGCAGCGGCAGCGGCGGCGGCCGCTCGCGCCACCAGCGACGATATCGTCGCCCTTTATGCCATCGCCGCCCGCTTCGACGACCTCAACCACACGCCGGAAACGGTGGCCCAGGTCGATCTCGAGTTCCATCTTGCCATCGCAAGAATGTCCGGCAATCCGTTCATGCGCTCGGCAAGCGCGCTGATCGAGGCGGCACTCGCCATCTCCTTCCAGCTCTCGTCGCCGGCCGCCTCGCCGGAAACGATCGACGAGGTGGCGACCAATCACCTGCGCATCGTCCATGCGATTGCCTCGCGCGATCCGGCCAAGGCCATGTCGGCCATGCGGCATGTCATCGAGGTGGGCAAGAGCCGCATCCGCGGCTCCATACGCAGCGCCGAGCGGGACGCAAGCGACGCCCGCAAGCCGGTCAGCGTCGACGACCGCTGA
- a CDS encoding formimidoylglutamate deiminase, whose amino-acid sequence MTVIFAEHALIGDEIKSDVRISIADGRIERIEIGVKAEAGDERHSFVLPGMPNLHSHTFQRAMAGLAETRGPGADSFWSWRTVMYQFGLSMNPEQLEAIAAQAFMEMVEQGFSRVGEFHYLHHDRDGSLYANPAEHLERIAAASVETGIGLTMLPVFYAHSGFGGTAPVEGQRRFIHDLDQFAVLMARGGEIARDLPGANLGLAPHSLRAATPQELAALIEMTSGPIHIHVAEQVKEVEDCIAWSGQRPVEWLLNHAPVDDRWCFIHATHVTPSEVERMAKSGAIAGLCPVTEANLGDGIFPVSSFLGHGGRFGVGTDSNVSISLREELQILEYSQRLSERSRNVIAAPGQSTGVSLFTKALDGGAAALKSPAGIVAGQSADLFTLDLSNVPWSAKHAIDQWIFGAGIGVDCAWVRGQKLVSGGRHVGRDEISSRFRKVVSDLVAAG is encoded by the coding sequence GTGACTGTGATATTCGCCGAACACGCCCTAATCGGGGACGAAATCAAATCGGACGTGCGCATCTCCATCGCTGACGGGCGCATTGAGCGGATCGAAATCGGTGTGAAGGCTGAGGCCGGCGACGAGCGCCACAGCTTCGTCCTGCCGGGCATGCCCAATCTTCACAGCCACACATTCCAGCGTGCCATGGCGGGTCTCGCCGAAACCCGCGGACCGGGCGCAGACAGTTTCTGGAGCTGGCGCACGGTGATGTATCAGTTCGGCCTGTCGATGAATCCGGAGCAGCTGGAAGCGATCGCCGCACAAGCCTTCATGGAAATGGTCGAGCAGGGTTTTTCCCGTGTCGGCGAATTCCATTACCTGCACCATGATCGCGACGGTTCGCTGTACGCCAATCCGGCAGAGCATCTGGAGCGGATCGCTGCCGCATCGGTCGAGACGGGGATCGGGCTTACCATGCTACCGGTCTTCTATGCCCATTCCGGGTTTGGCGGCACGGCGCCGGTCGAAGGGCAGAGGCGCTTCATCCATGATCTCGACCAGTTCGCTGTGCTGATGGCGCGGGGTGGCGAAATCGCCCGCGATCTTCCCGGCGCGAATCTGGGCCTTGCTCCCCACAGCCTTCGCGCGGCAACTCCGCAGGAGCTCGCCGCGCTGATCGAGATGACGTCGGGGCCGATCCATATCCATGTTGCCGAACAGGTGAAGGAAGTCGAGGACTGCATTGCCTGGAGCGGCCAGCGGCCGGTCGAATGGCTGCTCAACCATGCGCCGGTCGATGATCGCTGGTGCTTCATCCATGCCACGCATGTGACGCCGAGCGAAGTCGAGAGAATGGCGAAATCGGGTGCGATCGCCGGCCTCTGCCCCGTCACCGAAGCCAATCTCGGAGACGGCATTTTCCCGGTCTCGTCGTTCCTCGGCCATGGCGGCCGGTTCGGTGTCGGTACGGATTCGAATGTGTCGATCTCGCTCAGGGAAGAGTTGCAGATCCTCGAATATTCGCAGCGCCTTTCAGAACGCTCGCGCAATGTCATTGCAGCGCCCGGCCAGTCGACCGGGGTGTCGCTGTTCACCAAGGCTCTCGATGGCGGTGCGGCCGCACTCAAATCGCCGGCCGGGATCGTTGCCGGCCAATCGGCCGATCTCTTCACGCTCGACCTCAGCAATGTGCCGTGGTCGGCAAAGCACGCGATCGATCAATGGATCTTTGGTGCGGGCATCGGCGTCGATTGCGCCTGGGTGCGCGGTCAAAAGCTGGTCTCGGGCGGGCGACATGTCGGCCGGGACGAGATTTCGTCGCGCTTCCGAAAGGTCGTGTCGGACCTGGTTGCGGCCGGCTGA
- the hutI gene encoding imidazolonepropionase has protein sequence MATAYKIWQNARIATLDPHHAGLGAIEDGAIVADGATIAFVGKRSDIPADMLASAEIVDCGGRWITPSLVDCHTHLVFGGDRAMEFEMRLAGATYEEVARAGGGIVSSVKATNGLTVEGLVEATLPRLDTLLSEGISTVEIKSGYGLNIEGELNMLRAARALEKVRPVRIATSYLAAHATPVEYKGRNGDYITDIVLPGMDKAHAEGLIDAVDGFCEGIAFSVEEMRRVFDHAKALGIPVKLHAEQLSNLGGAKMAASYGALSADHVEYLDAEGASTMAEAGTVAVLLPGAFYAINETQKPPVQALRDAGTHIAISTDCNPGTSPLTSLLLTMNMAATLFRLTVDECIAGATREAARALGLLDSIGTLEVGKSADLALWNIERPAELVYRIGFNPLHSRIFKGQQVSA, from the coding sequence ATGGCTACAGCCTATAAGATCTGGCAGAATGCCAGGATCGCAACACTGGACCCGCATCACGCCGGCCTCGGCGCAATCGAGGATGGCGCAATCGTCGCCGATGGCGCAACGATCGCCTTTGTCGGCAAACGGTCGGATATTCCCGCAGACATGCTCGCTTCGGCCGAGATCGTCGATTGCGGCGGACGCTGGATCACCCCGTCGCTTGTCGATTGCCACACCCATCTCGTCTTCGGCGGCGACCGGGCGATGGAATTCGAAATGCGGCTGGCCGGCGCGACCTATGAAGAAGTGGCGCGTGCCGGCGGCGGCATCGTATCTTCCGTCAAGGCAACCAATGGCTTGACGGTTGAAGGGCTCGTCGAGGCGACCCTGCCGCGGCTCGACACCCTGCTGTCGGAAGGCATCTCGACCGTCGAGATCAAGTCCGGCTACGGGCTCAATATCGAAGGCGAACTCAACATGCTGCGCGCCGCCCGCGCGCTGGAAAAGGTTCGCCCGGTCAGGATCGCGACATCCTATCTGGCAGCCCATGCGACCCCAGTCGAATACAAGGGGCGCAACGGTGACTATATCACCGACATCGTTCTACCCGGCATGGACAAGGCCCATGCCGAAGGGCTGATCGATGCGGTAGACGGGTTCTGTGAGGGCATTGCCTTCTCCGTCGAGGAGATGCGCCGGGTCTTCGATCATGCCAAGGCACTCGGCATTCCCGTCAAGCTACACGCAGAACAGCTCTCCAATCTCGGCGGCGCCAAAATGGCTGCCTCCTACGGCGCCCTCTCTGCCGACCATGTCGAATATCTCGACGCCGAAGGTGCATCCACCATGGCAGAGGCCGGCACGGTCGCCGTTCTGCTCCCGGGCGCCTTCTACGCCATCAACGAGACGCAGAAGCCGCCGGTTCAGGCCTTGCGCGATGCCGGCACCCATATTGCCATCTCCACCGACTGTAATCCCGGCACCTCGCCGCTGACCTCGCTGCTTCTGACCATGAACATGGCAGCAACGCTCTTCCGCTTGACCGTCGACGAATGCATTGCCGGTGCCACCCGCGAGGCAGCGCGTGCTCTCGGCCTTCTCGACAGCATCGGCACGCTGGAAGTCGGCAAATCGGCCGATCTCGCCCTCTGGAACATCGAGCGGCCGGCGGAGCTCGTCTACCGCATCGGCTTCAATCCTCTCCACTCCCGTATCTTCAAGGGGCAACAGGTATCCGCATGA